A genome region from Haloarcula sp. H-GB4 includes the following:
- a CDS encoding PAS domain S-box protein, translating into MYRIVDLIRVLIVTADKEFATACERVLPDHGDIRVVSAVSAGEAIDILGRETQIDCIVSDHDLPDADSVTFLEAVRAQAPTLPFMLFTSEGSEAVASRAISAGVTDYIVKERHENPWDHLATLITDAVRYYRNQRDVVDTEARAKTLLNAAHDTIAIVQDGEIAYLNDSGVTDIYGGDRSQISNDSVADVLLSGDDTSISYFLDAVQSGSRTLDHCNGKLIAANGVQIPVEITAARVMWAEAPAVILICRDVSQQKELRLTKRAIDEAPIGITIADANQPDNPLVYANDKFSELTGYQQEHVVGQNTRFLQGENTDPSPVAEMREAIDAEEPVTVELQNYRKDGTEFWNRVTIAPVTDSTGEVTNYIGFQENMTERVEYHQMLRRFQRAVESAGHSIYMTDPDGTITYVNPAFERATGYESEEIVGQTPRILKSGEMSDEYYERLWSTISSGDVWEEEIQDQRKSGDVYYAHQTIAPLTDDNGETEAYVAIQQDISDRKEREFKLRQYESAVEGSEELIAAIGEEKHYLFANEAYRDFHGLDNESLTEMTLGDGIGSETYETVEPYLEQAFDGETVQYRMARTRPARADRTFDIRYYPLEDDTGQIEGIVATMHDLTDQIEREQHIASLDRMLRHTLHNELNVILGHAEMIQDQGSDQVAELAMTIDKVADRILEQADKQREIVEILVNPSDPTYLNIADVVDTAVKRVMTEYPDVEITVEVPADVQLLLIPELQRGIEELVENAIVHTGDAPAQVKITATKHATMVELQIIDNGPGIPPEERSVISGKDNIDSLTHSSGMGLWLVKRIMSRLDGDIQFNDAEPTGSIISLHIPAYT; encoded by the coding sequence GTGTATAGAATCGTGGATCTAATTCGCGTCTTGATAGTTACAGCCGACAAGGAATTTGCCACCGCCTGTGAACGTGTGCTTCCAGATCACGGCGATATCCGGGTCGTATCTGCAGTGTCGGCCGGAGAAGCTATTGATATATTGGGAAGGGAGACACAGATTGATTGCATTGTCAGCGATCACGACCTGCCAGATGCGGATAGCGTCACGTTTCTTGAAGCGGTGCGTGCACAGGCCCCGACACTTCCGTTTATGCTATTTACAAGCGAGGGGAGCGAAGCGGTCGCCAGTCGTGCTATTTCTGCTGGCGTCACCGATTATATCGTCAAAGAACGGCACGAGAATCCGTGGGATCACCTTGCGACACTCATCACCGATGCAGTCAGATACTACCGCAACCAGCGTGATGTCGTCGATACGGAAGCACGAGCCAAAACACTCCTCAACGCTGCACACGATACCATTGCCATCGTTCAGGACGGCGAAATAGCGTATCTCAACGACAGTGGAGTAACTGATATCTACGGCGGCGACCGCAGTCAGATATCGAACGACTCTGTAGCGGACGTTCTCCTCTCAGGCGACGATACTTCTATCAGTTATTTCCTTGATGCAGTACAGTCCGGTTCTCGGACTCTCGACCACTGTAACGGGAAACTCATCGCTGCCAATGGAGTACAGATCCCAGTTGAGATTACCGCAGCCAGAGTGATGTGGGCCGAAGCACCGGCAGTCATTCTCATTTGTCGGGATGTTAGTCAACAGAAAGAACTGCGCCTCACGAAGCGGGCCATCGACGAAGCGCCCATCGGCATCACGATAGCTGATGCCAACCAACCGGACAATCCGCTCGTCTACGCGAACGACAAGTTCTCAGAATTGACCGGCTATCAGCAAGAACATGTAGTCGGTCAAAACACTCGATTTCTCCAAGGTGAGAACACCGATCCTAGCCCAGTCGCCGAGATGCGTGAGGCCATCGACGCTGAAGAACCCGTGACTGTGGAACTGCAGAACTACCGCAAAGATGGAACGGAGTTCTGGAATCGCGTGACAATTGCACCAGTTACCGACAGTACGGGCGAGGTCACAAACTACATCGGGTTCCAAGAGAACATGACCGAACGCGTCGAATACCACCAGATGCTTCGTCGGTTCCAGCGAGCGGTCGAATCGGCTGGCCACTCGATCTATATGACCGATCCGGATGGCACTATCACGTACGTAAACCCAGCCTTCGAGCGGGCCACCGGCTACGAAAGCGAGGAGATTGTTGGCCAGACTCCGCGTATACTCAAATCTGGCGAAATGTCCGATGAGTACTACGAGCGATTGTGGTCGACAATCTCCAGTGGAGACGTCTGGGAGGAAGAGATTCAAGACCAACGGAAATCAGGTGATGTGTACTATGCGCACCAAACGATTGCACCATTAACTGACGACAATGGTGAAACCGAGGCGTACGTCGCCATTCAGCAGGATATTTCCGACCGTAAGGAGCGGGAGTTCAAGCTTCGGCAGTACGAATCTGCGGTTGAAGGTTCCGAGGAGTTGATCGCCGCAATCGGTGAAGAAAAGCACTATCTCTTTGCTAATGAGGCATACCGCGACTTCCACGGCCTCGATAACGAGTCGCTGACCGAGATGACGCTCGGCGACGGCATCGGCTCAGAGACCTACGAGACGGTCGAACCATACTTGGAGCAAGCGTTTGATGGCGAGACAGTCCAATACCGGATGGCACGAACACGACCGGCACGAGCAGACCGCACGTTTGATATCCGATATTATCCGCTTGAAGACGACACTGGGCAGATTGAGGGGATCGTTGCGACGATGCATGATCTGACTGACCAGATCGAGCGAGAACAACATATTGCGTCCCTTGATCGGATGCTACGGCACACCCTTCACAACGAGTTGAACGTGATTCTGGGTCACGCGGAGATGATTCAAGATCAGGGCTCAGATCAGGTAGCAGAATTAGCTATGACGATTGACAAAGTAGCCGATCGCATCCTTGAACAGGCTGACAAGCAGCGCGAAATCGTTGAAATTCTTGTAAACCCATCCGATCCAACCTACCTCAACATCGCCGATGTTGTGGATACCGCTGTCAAACGAGTGATGACAGAGTATCCAGACGTAGAGATTACAGTCGAAGTCCCGGCGGACGTACAGCTACTATTGATCCCTGAGTTACAACGGGGCATCGAAGAACTCGTCGAGAACGCAATTGTACATACTGGCGACGCGCCAGCACAGGTGAAGATAACGGCAACAAAACACGCCACGATGGTTGAACTCCAAATTATAGATAACGGGCCGGGAATCCCACCGGAAGAACGAAGCGTGATTTCAGGGAAAGATAACATTGATTCGTTGACACACAGCAGTGGGATGGGGTTGTGGTTAGTCAAACGAATCATGTCTCGATTGGACGGCGATATCCAATTTAACGATGCTGAACCCACCGGTAGTATCATCTCACTTCATATACCAGCTTATACATAG